In a genomic window of Salegentibacter salegens:
- a CDS encoding BamA/TamA family outer membrane protein, producing MGNIPSVFKFVFFFIIPVLSATAQVTPGAAEPKTLEHTFYLAGNIGNDLTGEGQKIISALVKASQKDENATLLIPGNFLPPKGYEEEGEREAQQQFLKKNLLDAVREFNGKVVLTPGRNEWTKGGQNRIDDLESFLQDNQSNIEVWPDDGCPIEQEDITDDLILITVDTHWYLEDWDDHPNMNSKCDIKTRERFFAEFKDDIKDAHGKTIIVSLQHPVMSNSKRSFFEKIGGFSSQDYQSKEQSYLRGRLETLASQFDNVIFLSGLDKNLQYLEDDGIPQIISGTTGKAKKLSIRKENEHFGSTQSGYAKIKAYKKNETLIEFFSVEDSDHPIFSKTLKSDEPNWSEIDFKTKEEIGDTISASIYTEEETDKSGIYKALIGDFYRDVYSTKIKAPVLFLDSLEGNLEPLKEGGGMQSRSLRFIADDENEFTIRALRKSATRFLQANTIKDHYIKDYIENTVAQRYAMDLFTSAHPYARYSLKHINDLLDIYAGKPQIFYIPKQKALGLNNDEYGDELYMFEAHVGDENKEFERFGSPEDIISTRDLLEEMKESKNIQADESQFIKNRLVDMLIGDWDRHYDQWRWALHTQNDGTELYKPIPRDRDFAFPNYDGFLPDLVKLGLPLVRKMETYDDNVDNVKWFNLSGYPLDQRLLKNSNWEDWQEQLNFIQTQLTNEEIETAFEALPEEAQDKTIENIKANLKARRDNLEDIARRYYNYLLEFQVLTGTEEDDIFNIERKENGITEIILINEDGKEDFRNTYNSEATEEIWIYGFDGDDTFKVTGEGNRPIKINVIGGEENDIYDFENTRKIKLFDHKSKENTITNSASKKWLVDDYEINTFNPDKRKKSENKIMPQVDYNGDEGLSLGLKDTFTTYGLTNNPFNTQHTFDAAYYFATNGFEVGYRGEFAHIFYNWNLGISARYTSPNFAVNYFGEGINSKYDRDENGRDYNRVRIEQWEIAPSLIWRGNSGGSFYAKPMLQSREVSYDEERFIANTFSEENDLFDRQLYAGGEVNYHYENRDNPAYPSRGFEADITTGYKTNIDGHNNEFAYVSPTLAIDYPLHESGIAVLATKVGGKAIFGDNYEYYDGAILGGNENLRAYRWERFNGKQSFYHSTDLRVGISRFKTNFIPLQIGVSAGFDYGRVWAEDSTSDKWRNNYGGSIWINGFSAFTANTGYYYGDDGGRLTFTFGFKF from the coding sequence ATGGGAAATATTCCAAGTGTTTTTAAATTCGTCTTTTTTTTTATAATTCCGGTTTTATCGGCTACTGCCCAGGTTACTCCGGGCGCCGCAGAGCCTAAAACCCTGGAGCATACTTTTTACCTGGCGGGTAATATTGGTAACGATCTTACCGGTGAAGGTCAAAAAATTATAAGTGCTCTTGTAAAGGCTTCGCAAAAAGACGAAAACGCCACCTTATTAATTCCGGGAAATTTTCTTCCCCCAAAGGGTTATGAGGAAGAAGGAGAAAGGGAAGCACAACAACAATTTTTAAAAAAGAATCTTTTAGATGCGGTTCGTGAATTTAATGGTAAAGTAGTACTTACTCCCGGACGTAACGAATGGACAAAAGGTGGCCAAAACCGAATAGACGACCTCGAGTCCTTTCTTCAGGACAACCAATCTAACATAGAAGTTTGGCCCGATGATGGTTGCCCTATCGAGCAGGAAGATATTACCGATGATCTTATTCTTATTACCGTAGATACCCACTGGTATTTAGAAGACTGGGACGATCACCCAAATATGAATTCTAAATGCGATATAAAAACAAGAGAACGTTTTTTCGCTGAGTTTAAAGACGATATAAAAGATGCCCACGGAAAAACTATTATAGTATCCCTGCAGCACCCGGTAATGAGCAATTCTAAAAGATCTTTCTTCGAAAAAATTGGCGGTTTTTCTTCGCAAGACTATCAAAGTAAAGAACAGAGTTATCTAAGAGGCCGACTGGAAACCCTCGCAAGCCAGTTCGATAATGTAATATTTCTTTCGGGGCTGGATAAAAATCTTCAATATTTAGAAGACGACGGCATTCCCCAAATTATAAGCGGAACCACCGGAAAAGCCAAAAAACTAAGTATTAGAAAAGAAAATGAACATTTTGGAAGTACCCAAAGCGGCTATGCTAAAATAAAAGCCTATAAAAAGAATGAAACGCTTATTGAATTTTTCAGTGTTGAAGATTCAGACCATCCAATTTTTAGTAAAACTCTTAAAAGCGACGAACCAAACTGGAGTGAAATTGATTTTAAAACCAAAGAGGAAATTGGCGACACCATAAGCGCTTCCATTTATACTGAGGAAGAAACCGATAAATCTGGCATTTACAAAGCTCTTATAGGCGATTTCTACAGAGACGTTTATAGTACAAAAATAAAAGCTCCCGTGCTATTTCTGGATAGCCTGGAGGGAAACCTCGAACCTTTAAAAGAAGGTGGCGGGATGCAATCTCGCTCTCTGCGTTTTATTGCTGATGATGAAAATGAATTTACCATTCGCGCTTTACGAAAAAGCGCTACCCGGTTTTTACAAGCCAATACAATAAAAGATCATTATATAAAAGATTATATAGAGAATACCGTAGCACAACGTTATGCGATGGATCTCTTTACCAGTGCGCACCCCTATGCACGATACTCTTTAAAACACATCAACGATTTACTGGATATTTATGCGGGAAAACCGCAAATATTCTATATTCCAAAACAAAAAGCCCTGGGACTTAATAATGATGAATACGGGGATGAACTCTATATGTTTGAAGCCCACGTAGGCGATGAAAATAAAGAGTTTGAAAGATTTGGCTCTCCCGAAGATATTATTAGCACCCGGGACCTTCTGGAAGAAATGAAAGAATCTAAGAATATCCAGGCCGATGAATCGCAATTTATAAAAAACAGGTTAGTAGACATGTTAATTGGCGACTGGGATAGGCATTACGACCAATGGCGATGGGCCTTACATACCCAGAATGACGGAACCGAACTTTACAAACCAATACCCCGCGACCGCGATTTTGCATTCCCCAATTACGATGGTTTCCTGCCAGATTTAGTAAAATTAGGCTTACCATTAGTGAGAAAGATGGAAACCTACGATGATAACGTAGATAATGTAAAATGGTTTAATCTTTCAGGATATCCGTTAGACCAAAGATTGCTAAAAAATTCAAATTGGGAAGACTGGCAGGAACAGTTAAACTTTATTCAAACTCAACTTACCAACGAAGAAATAGAAACTGCTTTTGAAGCTTTGCCCGAAGAAGCCCAGGATAAAACCATCGAAAATATTAAAGCAAATCTAAAAGCGAGAAGAGATAATTTAGAAGATATCGCCAGGCGCTATTACAATTATCTTTTGGAATTCCAGGTATTAACCGGAACAGAAGAAGATGATATTTTCAATATTGAAAGAAAAGAGAATGGGATTACCGAGATTATATTAATCAATGAAGATGGAAAAGAAGACTTCAGAAATACATATAATTCTGAAGCTACCGAAGAAATTTGGATCTACGGATTTGATGGCGATGATACCTTCAAAGTAACTGGTGAAGGAAATAGACCGATTAAAATAAATGTAATTGGCGGGGAGGAAAACGATATCTACGATTTTGAAAATACGAGAAAGATCAAATTATTTGATCATAAAAGCAAGGAAAATACGATTACAAACTCCGCTTCCAAAAAGTGGTTGGTAGATGATTATGAAATAAACACTTTTAATCCCGATAAACGTAAAAAAAGTGAGAATAAAATTATGCCGCAGGTAGATTATAATGGAGATGAAGGTCTATCTCTGGGGCTTAAGGATACTTTTACAACTTATGGCCTCACCAATAATCCTTTTAATACGCAACATACTTTTGATGCCGCATATTATTTTGCCACAAATGGATTTGAAGTAGGATACCGTGGGGAATTTGCCCATATTTTTTATAACTGGAACCTGGGAATTTCGGCTCGCTATACCAGTCCTAATTTTGCAGTTAATTATTTTGGGGAAGGAATAAATTCTAAATACGATCGCGATGAAAATGGCCGGGATTATAACCGGGTTAGAATAGAACAATGGGAAATTGCCCCTTCCCTAATTTGGCGCGGAAATTCAGGTGGAAGTTTTTATGCAAAGCCAATGCTACAGTCTAGAGAAGTATCTTATGATGAAGAACGATTTATAGCGAATACTTTTTCTGAAGAAAACGATCTTTTTGATCGGCAACTTTATGCCGGCGGGGAAGTAAATTATCACTACGAGAACCGGGATAATCCTGCCTATCCTTCTCGCGGATTTGAAGCTGATATAACTACTGGGTATAAAACCAATATTGACGGGCACAATAATGAATTTGCCTATGTAAGTCCAACTTTGGCTATAGATTATCCGTTACACGAAAGTGGCATTGCCGTTTTAGCTACTAAAGTTGGCGGTAAAGCTATTTTTGGGGATAATTATGAATACTATGATGGTGCTATCCTTGGTGGCAATGAAAACCTGAGAGCCTACCGTTGGGAACGTTTCAACGGGAAACAATCTTTCTACCACTCTACCGATCTTAGAGTTGGAATAAGCCGATTTAAAACTAATTTTATTCCACTGCAAATTGGAGTAAGCGCCGGGTTTGACTACGGCCGGGTTTGGGCTGAAGATTCTACTTCAGATAAATGGCGAAACAACTATGGCGGATCTATCTGGATCAATGGTTTTAGTGCATTTACCGCCAATACAGGCTATTATTACGGCGACGATGGCGGAAGGTTAACCTTTACGTTTGGGTTTAAATTCTAA
- a CDS encoding GIY-YIG nuclease family protein translates to MGKKLTIYMIDGTEYGPRLGEIGNWVGKALYAQRASLTKIINREEFNNPGIYCLKGDPSSESYEEKIYIGEAENVGNRIKQHLVDSKKDFKEIIFFTSKDELLTKTQIKYLESRLIVMAIKAKTAEIENGNSPSLPRLHEADISDMEYFLEGVLAQLCLLLLPGVPPGEENFSFSFHWWLSPTLADLQI, encoded by the coding sequence ATGGGAAAGAAACTTACAATCTACATGATTGATGGGACAGAGTACGGTCCTAGATTGGGCGAAATTGGGAATTGGGTAGGGAAGGCCTTATATGCTCAAAGAGCTTCACTCACGAAGATAATTAATCGCGAGGAATTCAATAATCCTGGAATATACTGTTTAAAAGGTGATCCTTCCTCTGAAAGCTATGAAGAAAAAATTTATATAGGAGAAGCCGAAAATGTAGGGAATAGAATCAAGCAACATTTAGTTGATTCTAAAAAGGATTTTAAAGAGATAATATTCTTTACCAGTAAAGATGAACTTCTTACTAAAACCCAAATAAAATACCTGGAATCTCGATTGATTGTAATGGCTATTAAAGCTAAAACAGCTGAGATTGAAAATGGTAATTCCCCTTCATTACCAAGGCTTCACGAAGCTGATATTTCCGATATGGAATATTTTCTTGAGGGAGTGTTAGCTCAACTCTGTCTGCTTCTTCTCCCGGGGGTACCCCCGGGAGAAGAAAATTTTAGTTTTTCGTTTCATTGGTGGCTAAGTCCAACTCTAGCCGACCTTCAAATTTAA
- a CDS encoding short-chain fatty acid transporter — translation MNLSNFIENTLKKLIPAPFTLAVLLTLITLFVAFFFTRETNTNSAIQILDFWQTGMWDPALIVFMVQMMLILVLGHILVLSKPVSWLTSQLTKIVTNNATAVIIVSVSTMLVAFFNWGLGLIFGAIMARKVAEAASERGFKINYPLIGAAGYVGLMVWHGGMSGSAPLKAAEDGHLASLFPGADAAFLSQLPNNLPTASTIFSQWNLLIFAALLMLIPLTLYLLSRVSGTKTVKIEAETKTTNFAKITGAEKLDHSKWLRLVFGFLLLAAFFASYSEELLIGNLTPNMLNFLMLCLCILLHESFASFLKALEEAIGGAAAILIQFPLYFGIMGVMRETGLVSDISGFFVSIATDVSLPVYSCFSAGLVNISVPSGGGQWAVQGPIILESALKLGVPLNKAVMALSYGDQITNMLQPFWALPLLAITKLKAREILPYTLVMMVVGTLVYITGLLLV, via the coding sequence TTGAACCTTAGTAATTTCATAGAAAATACTTTAAAAAAACTTATCCCGGCGCCATTTACTTTGGCGGTGCTACTTACTTTAATTACGCTTTTTGTCGCGTTCTTCTTTACGAGAGAAACCAATACTAATTCTGCAATTCAAATCCTTGATTTCTGGCAAACCGGGATGTGGGATCCCGCCCTTATTGTCTTTATGGTGCAAATGATGCTCATTTTGGTTTTGGGACACATTTTAGTACTTAGCAAACCAGTTTCCTGGCTTACAAGCCAACTAACCAAAATTGTGACGAACAATGCAACTGCAGTAATTATCGTATCGGTTTCTACAATGCTGGTGGCATTTTTTAATTGGGGACTGGGATTGATCTTTGGAGCAATTATGGCCAGGAAAGTAGCCGAAGCAGCTTCTGAGCGAGGTTTCAAAATTAATTATCCGTTAATAGGTGCCGCAGGCTATGTTGGTTTGATGGTTTGGCACGGTGGAATGAGCGGAAGCGCACCACTAAAAGCCGCTGAAGACGGCCATTTGGCCAGTCTTTTCCCGGGTGCAGATGCTGCGTTTCTTTCCCAATTACCGAACAATCTTCCTACAGCAAGCACAATTTTTTCTCAATGGAATTTATTGATTTTCGCCGCTTTGTTAATGTTGATTCCACTAACGCTCTATTTACTTTCCAGAGTAAGTGGAACGAAAACTGTGAAAATAGAAGCTGAAACAAAAACTACAAACTTTGCAAAAATCACCGGGGCCGAAAAATTAGACCATTCAAAATGGCTAAGATTAGTATTCGGATTTTTACTACTAGCCGCCTTTTTTGCCAGTTATTCCGAAGAACTTTTAATAGGAAATCTAACTCCAAATATGCTGAATTTCCTAATGCTTTGCTTATGTATTTTGCTGCACGAGTCTTTCGCCTCATTTTTAAAAGCTTTAGAGGAAGCCATTGGGGGAGCGGCGGCAATTTTGATCCAGTTTCCGTTGTATTTTGGGATTATGGGCGTGATGCGTGAAACGGGTTTGGTGAGTGATATTTCAGGGTTTTTTGTAAGTATAGCAACAGATGTTAGTTTACCTGTTTACAGTTGCTTTAGCGCAGGTTTGGTGAATATTTCTGTTCCCAGCGGTGGCGGTCAGTGGGCGGTGCAGGGGCCAATAATTTTAGAAAGTGCTTTAAAACTGGGAGTGCCACTTAATAAAGCCGTTATGGCGCTGTCTTATGGAGACCAGATCACCAATATGTTGCAGCCTTTCTGGGCTTTACCATTACTTGCTATTACAAAACTAAAAGCCCGGGAAATCCTTCCCTATACATTGGTGATGATGGTGGTGGGAACGCTGGTTTATATTACAGGGTTATTATTGGTTTGA
- a CDS encoding IS256 family transposase produces the protein MTQEEIKELKEKALKQFLSGESLTGKNGAFAPMLREFMEEALEAEMSSHLSDEEKGSKAGNKRNGKGKKTLKSSQGDVTINTPQDRNSTFEPEIVAKRQRILADNLEKQIIGMYGMGNSLRDISAHIEEMYDSKISTHVLSDITDRVIPKVKEWQDRPLEPVYCILWLDAMHFKVREEGKVKHKALYNILGINKAGRKEVLGMYISESEGANFWLQVLTQLNNRGLKDILIACTDNLTGFSEAIHSVYPKTDIQLCIVHQIRNSMKYVASKDQKDFMKDLKLVYKADTKDQAESALLDLEEKWGKRYPIVIRSWNDNWDRLSAYFEYTAPIRKLIYTTNAVEAFHRQVRKVTKTKGAFTNDMALLKLVYLATRRIEKKWNAPLQNWGLVVQQLAIKFEGRLELDLATNETKN, from the coding sequence ATGACACAAGAAGAGATTAAGGAATTAAAGGAAAAAGCATTAAAACAATTTTTATCAGGAGAATCCCTAACCGGCAAAAACGGCGCTTTTGCTCCAATGCTTAGGGAGTTTATGGAAGAGGCCCTGGAAGCAGAAATGTCTTCGCACCTTTCCGATGAAGAAAAAGGCTCAAAAGCAGGTAATAAGCGTAATGGCAAAGGCAAAAAGACCCTAAAGAGCAGCCAAGGGGACGTCACCATTAACACGCCCCAGGATCGTAACAGTACCTTTGAGCCGGAGATCGTAGCGAAACGCCAGCGTATCCTGGCCGATAATTTAGAAAAGCAGATTATAGGCATGTACGGGATGGGCAATAGCCTGCGGGATATCTCAGCTCATATAGAGGAAATGTATGATTCCAAGATATCCACACACGTTCTAAGTGATATTACGGACCGGGTGATTCCCAAGGTTAAGGAATGGCAGGATCGCCCCTTGGAGCCGGTATATTGCATCCTATGGCTCGACGCGATGCACTTCAAGGTACGCGAAGAAGGCAAAGTAAAGCACAAGGCCTTGTATAATATTTTAGGAATAAATAAAGCTGGAAGAAAGGAAGTGCTGGGTATGTATATCTCGGAAAGTGAAGGGGCCAATTTTTGGCTTCAGGTGCTGACCCAATTAAACAACCGTGGCTTAAAAGATATTCTGATTGCCTGTACGGATAATCTTACGGGCTTTAGTGAAGCCATTCATTCTGTTTATCCCAAGACTGATATTCAGCTATGTATTGTCCACCAGATCCGCAATAGTATGAAGTATGTGGCCAGTAAGGATCAAAAAGATTTTATGAAAGACCTTAAACTGGTGTACAAGGCTGACACCAAAGACCAGGCTGAATCGGCTTTACTGGATCTGGAAGAAAAATGGGGCAAAAGATATCCCATAGTGATCCGTTCCTGGAATGATAACTGGGACCGATTGAGTGCTTATTTTGAATATACCGCACCCATTAGAAAACTCATATACACCACAAATGCCGTAGAGGCTTTTCACCGGCAGGTAAGAAAAGTAACCAAGACCAAAGGCGCTTTTACCAATGATATGGCACTATTGAAGCTGGTTTACCTAGCTACCAGAAGAATTGAAAAGAAATGGAACGCCCCACTGCAGAACTGGGGTTTGGTAGTTCAACAATTAGCTATTAAATTTGAAGGTCGGCTAGAGTTGGACTTAGCCACCAATGAAACGAAAAACTAA
- a CDS encoding DUF4357 domain-containing protein, which produces MGFRFLISSTAEDRSESNEKSDKLIKDSFFIKSRNFNAEMYEDNQGYIIRKGSQAKKNLSNSITETYRKLREKLIDKGLLVLNGDYYIFSEDTVFNSTSAASNIILGRQSNGLVEWINKNGITYKDVEEVMNN; this is translated from the coding sequence ATGGGATTTCGTTTTCTAATCTCTTCTACTGCTGAAGATCGATCAGAATCAAATGAGAAATCGGATAAATTAATTAAAGATTCGTTTTTTATAAAATCCAGAAATTTTAATGCCGAAATGTATGAAGATAATCAAGGCTATATTATAAGGAAAGGCTCCCAGGCGAAAAAAAATCTATCTAATTCAATAACTGAAACTTATAGAAAATTAAGAGAAAAACTTATTGATAAAGGTTTGCTAGTATTAAACGGAGATTACTATATTTTCTCTGAAGACACGGTTTTTAATAGTACCAGTGCAGCTTCAAATATTATTCTGGGAAGGCAATCAAACGGACTTGTAGAATGGATCAATAAAAATGGAATTACTTATAAAGACGTGGAGGAAGTGATGAATAATTAA
- a CDS encoding glycoside hydrolase family 97 protein produces the protein MKSRLILSLFCLALFGSLQAQNLESPDGNLEMNFSLQQDGTPVYNLEFEGQTIIEKSKLGLELKEGQPLTSNFSIKNTVKSTFNETWTPVWGEESEIKNHYNELVVHLNQEDSERKMLIRFRLFNDGLGFRYEFPQESNLGHFVISDEKTEFAMTGDHTAFWIAGDYDTQEYDYTESKLSEIRTLMEKAVTANVSQKSFSPTGVQTSLMLKTEGGLYINLHEAALLDYPAMHLNLDDETMVFESWLTPDVNGDKAYMIAPGKTPWRTIIVSDEAKDILSSRITYNLNEPSKIEDTSWIKPMKYMGVWWEMITGMSSWDYTDEFAAVKLGETDFEAAEPNDTHAATTENVKYYIDFASEHGFDGLLVEGWNVGWEDWFGNSKDYVFDFVTPYPDFDVDEIREYANSKDVEMIMHHETSASVRNYERHLDTAYQFMKANNYNAVKTGYVGDILPRGENHYSQWSVNHYQYALEKAAEYEIMINAHEAVRPTGIARTWPNLIANESARGTEYQAFGGNKPNHVTVLPFTRLIGGPMDYTPGIFEMDISKLNPDNNSHVNSTLANQLALYVTMYSPLQMAADLPKHYEQFMDAFQFIKDVAIDWEKSVYLEAEPGDYITIARKEKDGNNWFVGNVNGETSRTSEIEFDFLEKGKTYIATVYADAEDAHYKENPQAYEIKKYSVNSKSELSQKSAPGGGYAISIMEADKDEVKDLEKL, from the coding sequence ATGAAAAGTCGATTAATATTAAGCTTGTTTTGCCTGGCTTTATTTGGGAGTCTGCAGGCGCAAAACCTCGAATCTCCCGATGGAAATTTAGAGATGAATTTCTCCCTTCAGCAAGATGGCACCCCGGTTTATAACCTGGAGTTTGAAGGACAAACTATTATAGAAAAAAGTAAGCTTGGCTTAGAGTTAAAAGAAGGGCAGCCTCTTACCTCCAATTTTAGTATAAAAAACACCGTAAAATCTACTTTTAACGAAACCTGGACACCGGTTTGGGGTGAAGAAAGTGAGATTAAAAATCATTATAATGAACTTGTGGTTCATCTGAATCAGGAAGATTCAGAACGAAAAATGCTGATTCGTTTCCGTTTATTTAACGACGGACTCGGATTTAGATATGAATTTCCGCAGGAATCCAACCTAGGGCATTTCGTGATTTCAGATGAAAAAACCGAATTCGCCATGACCGGAGATCACACCGCTTTTTGGATCGCCGGCGATTACGACACCCAGGAATACGATTATACCGAAAGTAAACTTTCAGAAATAAGAACTTTGATGGAAAAGGCGGTAACCGCCAATGTTTCCCAAAAATCATTTTCACCAACCGGTGTGCAAACTTCTTTGATGCTTAAAACCGAAGGCGGCCTGTATATTAATCTTCACGAAGCCGCTTTACTGGATTACCCTGCGATGCACTTAAATCTGGATGATGAAACTATGGTTTTTGAATCCTGGTTAACACCAGATGTAAATGGGGATAAAGCCTATATGATCGCTCCCGGAAAAACGCCCTGGAGAACTATAATTGTAAGTGATGAGGCGAAAGATATACTTTCCTCAAGAATCACTTATAACCTGAATGAACCCAGTAAGATTGAGGATACCTCGTGGATCAAACCAATGAAATATATGGGTGTTTGGTGGGAAATGATCACGGGAATGAGCTCCTGGGATTACACCGATGAATTTGCAGCGGTTAAACTCGGTGAAACCGATTTTGAAGCCGCTGAACCTAATGATACCCATGCAGCAACTACCGAAAATGTAAAATACTACATAGATTTTGCATCAGAACATGGCTTTGACGGATTGCTGGTTGAAGGCTGGAATGTAGGCTGGGAAGATTGGTTTGGAAATTCTAAAGATTATGTCTTCGATTTTGTAACGCCTTATCCAGATTTTGATGTAGATGAGATTAGGGAGTATGCAAATTCCAAAGATGTGGAAATGATTATGCACCACGAAACTTCGGCTTCAGTTAGAAATTACGAAAGGCATTTAGACACGGCTTACCAGTTTATGAAAGCCAATAATTATAACGCGGTAAAAACCGGTTATGTAGGGGATATACTTCCGCGAGGAGAAAATCATTATAGCCAGTGGAGTGTAAATCATTATCAATATGCGCTTGAAAAAGCTGCGGAATACGAGATTATGATCAACGCACACGAAGCCGTTAGACCAACCGGAATCGCCAGAACCTGGCCAAACCTTATCGCAAACGAATCGGCTCGTGGAACCGAATATCAGGCTTTCGGCGGAAATAAACCAAATCACGTTACCGTTTTGCCATTTACGCGTTTAATTGGTGGGCCAATGGATTACACTCCGGGAATCTTTGAAATGGATATTAGTAAGCTGAATCCGGACAACAATTCACATGTAAATAGTACGCTGGCTAATCAGTTGGCTTTATATGTTACGATGTATTCTCCATTGCAGATGGCGGCCGATTTACCTAAGCACTACGAGCAGTTTATGGATGCATTTCAGTTTATAAAAGATGTAGCGATAGATTGGGAAAAAAGTGTTTACCTGGAAGCCGAACCCGGAGACTACATTACCATCGCCCGAAAAGAAAAAGATGGAAATAACTGGTTTGTAGGAAATGTAAACGGGGAAACTTCAAGAACTTCAGAAATTGAATTCGATTTTCTTGAAAAAGGAAAAACTTATATCGCCACGGTATATGCTGATGCCGAAGATGCGCACTACAAAGAGAATCCGCAGGCTTATGAGATCAAGAAGTATAGCGTGAATAGCAAGTCTGAACTTTCTCAAAAATCTGCTCCCGGCGGCGGTTACGCGATAAGCATTATGGAAGCTGATAAAGATGAAGTAAAAGATCTTGAAAAACTGTAA
- a CDS encoding hemerythrin domain-containing protein gives MVPPQKNPIKRHKAMQPLSREHHQGLLLCWKIRKGFETGVELQRIKNYTDWFWENQLQEHFKIEEKYVFPVLGAQDVLVKQALEEHEHLAALFSQDTEISFALEMIKNDLEGHIRFEERVLFNKIQEKASAEELQHIQQHHDKEISCGVWEDEFWN, from the coding sequence ATGGTACCACCACAGAAAAATCCGATAAAAAGACATAAGGCCATGCAGCCTTTAAGTCGTGAACATCACCAGGGGCTTTTGCTTTGCTGGAAGATCAGAAAAGGTTTCGAAACCGGCGTGGAACTTCAACGTATAAAGAATTATACCGATTGGTTCTGGGAAAACCAGCTACAGGAACATTTTAAAATTGAAGAAAAATATGTTTTTCCGGTTTTGGGTGCTCAAGATGTATTGGTAAAACAGGCGCTGGAAGAACATGAACATCTTGCCGCGTTATTCTCTCAGGATACCGAGATATCGTTTGCTCTTGAGATGATTAAAAACGATCTGGAAGGCCATATTAGGTTTGAAGAGCGGGTGCTTTTTAATAAAATCCAGGAAAAAGCTTCAGCAGAAGAACTTCAGCATATTCAGCAACACCACGACAAAGAGATCTCTTGCGGAGTGTGGGAAGATGAATTCTGGAATTAA